The sequence AATGCTTATAATGGTTAAGCCCTAATTATGGATTAGAGGAGGTAGGCAATGAAAACAGTTTACGTACTCTTTTCAGTTATTCTCCTCGCTATTGGAGTGGGAGTACTTAACATCTTAGTGCCTTTGAGAGAGCTAAATTACTTGACGTTGGTTGTTCTTGTATCGCTCATTTTCCTCCGCGCAGCGCTTCCAAAGCGGTTTAAAAACAGGGTCTTAACATTCCTGTGGAATTTTGCAACAATATTCTTGATAGGCTCCCTCATTTACCCGTACAATAAGCATCTCGCGTACTCTTACTTTGCTGGTGCTGGTGTGGCTGCAACATTCTACGCTTTCACTGACAAGCTGCTTTATTATGGGCCTCAAATACCGTACTTCTGGGTCGGCCTTGCGGTGGGCTTTGTCCTTACAACACTCCTCATCGGAAAGCTCGTCAACTACAAACCATTCTCCAAAAGATTTGGGGAAGTGAGATGAATATGGAGGGGAGGGAGAAACGTTTTCTCATTCTAAACCTCCTCCTCGGGACAGTTGTTCTAACGGCTCTATTCCACTACGGCCTTTCGCTTTCACTATGGGAAAGCCTCCTATTTGCGGGCTTCCTGTCGCTTCTCTATACCTCAGCATACATCTTCCGGAAAAGACATGATAAACGGCAGGGATTGTCTCAATCTCTAAAATCACCTTACATGAGGCTTATGCTAGTTGTTCTGGTCTCGTTTGGGTTCGCACTGCTTTTATTCGAGCTTATCTATGTAGCGTTTGCAAAACCGGGCACGTCTTTCATCCCTATCGCTAAAATGCTCGGCATTTTGTTCATAATCAGTGCGTCTGTGCTGTTTCTCGTGGCGAATCTGCAGGAGAAGAGTGAGAAAAAACTTGAGAAAGTCGGCTATTCTTGGCAGAACTTCCTCAAAGAACTTTCAACGTCCCTCCTCGTGTTTGCGGTTGCCTGCTTCTCGGGGGTAGGCCTGGAAAAGAGCGTCTCGATGGCGCTCTACGTCTTCGTTCTGGCGGGCTGGTACTACTCCATGATGGCCCACAAGTATGTGGTTCCTGACCGGGTGCTTAAAATCAGGGCAGTTGTAAATTTTGCAGCGGTCACGTCCGGGCTGTATCTGTTTGTGCTCGGCAATATAGTCCTTAGTGCTCTCATTGGGGCATTCTTTGCGTTTGTGTCTGAAAAAGACTACGAGATAACCCGGAAGCTCATAGAGGAAGGACTGCTGGAGAGGAAATATGCTGAAATCGGGGCCGGACGTCTGTTTTATGCCGTCTTTTATGGGCTTGGAGTGATGGTGGCTTTAATGGTTGTCACGGGGGATTACAGCGCCTCGTCTATCAGGGAGTCTTTGCTGACCATGTTCAGGCTTCTGTACATATTTACGACGATTTTTCTTCCCTTTGAGACACTTATTGGGTGGCTGAGGCTGAAGCTTCGTGATGGTGGAACTCAATGATTCAACTAAATGGTTGAAAAACAAGCTTTTTATGCGTTGTGTTCATTTGTTCACTCTTTTACTCTTGCTTTTTTCGTTTGATTCTCGTTGTTTTGTAACTGTTGGAAATCAAAAATCCTACGAAAAAAAAAAACGTTATTAAATACAACTCGTAAAAGAAAAAGCTTATATACGATGAAGTCTTATTTTTCCTGACCACTTGGTCAAGTGGTCCTATGAAGTGGAGGAAGTTTGGGCTTGGCCTCTTGGTGGCCTTCCTCGTGCTGAGCACGCAGTTGATTGCCGTTCCACAAGCCGTGGCAATGAGCGCTGACAACGCCAGCGTGACCTTCCGCAGGGCTGTTGTTGCCTGGCACGATGAGAAGGGAAGACTCCAGATGAACATCACTTGGATCAACAGGACTATAGACTTCGCGAACTTGAGCAACTCTCACTGTGCTTGTCATAATTCAAGCTCATGCTCTTCCAACGTGACTGCGAACGTTAATGTTTCTGTAGCCACGCTTTACAACATGACTGAAAAGGACGAGCAGTTGTTGTTCTTCGGGATAAACATCTACAACGAGACTTTCAACTACACAATGTATGCCCTCGTTTACAAAGCCGAGAGGAGCCAGTACAACTTTACCCTCATCACGAGGATCTTCACAGACCCTGAGAC comes from Thermococcus aggregans and encodes:
- a CDS encoding potassium transporter Kef, which translates into the protein MEGREKRFLILNLLLGTVVLTALFHYGLSLSLWESLLFAGFLSLLYTSAYIFRKRHDKRQGLSQSLKSPYMRLMLVVLVSFGFALLLFELIYVAFAKPGTSFIPIAKMLGILFIISASVLFLVANLQEKSEKKLEKVGYSWQNFLKELSTSLLVFAVACFSGVGLEKSVSMALYVFVLAGWYYSMMAHKYVVPDRVLKIRAVVNFAAVTSGLYLFVLGNIVLSALIGAFFAFVSEKDYEITRKLIEEGLLERKYAEIGAGRLFYAVFYGLGVMVALMVVTGDYSASSIRESLLTMFRLLYIFTTIFLPFETLIGWLRLKLRDGGTQ